The Thermodesulfobacteriota bacterium genome includes the window TTTCGAGGCCGGCCGTCTCGACATACGCATGCAGGCGCGTGAGAAAGTGGCCGAGCGTGCCGTCGGGGATGTAGACCGTCGCCTTCTCGATGACTCGACCGTCCTCCTGGGCGGGGTGGACAGAGAGCAGTTCCGGGTGCCGCTTTCCCCGAAGCGGATCGAGTGACTCAAGGGCCAGGCCCAGGTCGGGGAAACTCTCGAAGGTGACGTAGATTCCTGCGCTGCGCGCCGGAATCTCCACGGCACTTTCGGCACGGCGTGCCAAGGCGGCGGCGCTGGCGGCCTCCAGCTCTGAAGACAATCGGCCGCCATGCGTCCGCCTGTCGGTTGGGCCAGGATGGGTGCGACCTTCGATCTTCCGTGGCGGTGGCCTGAAGGGCTCGGACTGAGCTCCGTACGGAACGAAGATGTGGGGGCGATCTCTGAGTGCCATGCTGCGGGGGGGGTTAAGCGTGCGTGCCGGTGTGCCGTTCCTTGAGCGCCGCCACCAGGGCCGCGGTGGTGACCTCGTTCTGGTCGGAGAGGATGGCGTCCTTGGCGGCGCGCTCGGCGGCGAGGGTGACTTCGGCGTGGCTCAGCTGCTCGGCCGCGTCTTCGACCTGTCCCCAGGCGATCTCCCCGAGACCGATGTTCGCGAGCCGGTTGCGGATGACGTCCCGCACGACCTCCTTGGTGGGCAGCGGGTATTCCACGACTGCGTCAAAGCGACGGAACATCGCCCGGTCGAGGAGTCGGGGGTGGTTGGTGGCAGCGACGAGGACGCTTTCCGAATCGTCCTGCTCCAGGAACTGGAGAAAGGAGTTGAGCACCCGGCGAATCTCACCGACATCGTTGGCCCTGGCACGTTCGCCGGCCAGGGCGTCCACCTCGTCGAAGAAGTACACGCCGCGGGTCTGGGCCAGGGCATCGAAGACGAGCCGCAGCTTGGCAGCCGT containing:
- a CDS encoding ATP-binding protein; protein product: MATAEQVKALIRSHAEGDDSRFYSIALQVAAGAARSGQNRFAQELRDVIDSAQQAQTRRPTRPVPVTQPRGELAGLLSAGYPATRMADLVLESRVREQLVRVLLEQRQQDRLRESGFRPLRKLLLLGPPGTGKTLSAGALAGELHLPLFTIRLDGLITKYMGETAAKLRLVFDALAQTRGVYFFDEVDALAGERARANDVGEIRRVLNSFLQFLEQDDSESVLVAATNHPRLLDRAMFRRFDAVVEYPLPTKEVVRDVIRNRLANIGLGEIAWGQVEDAAEQLSHAEVTLAAERAAKDAILSDQNEVTTAALVAALKERHTGTHA